A DNA window from Bifidobacteriaceae bacterium contains the following coding sequences:
- a CDS encoding Pr6Pr family membrane protein — translation MVVTRRYAALAFRLAAMVSITTGLVRLVWLFGSGLSGAAFLYYTTLSNVLVLVWMAVMAAITVKDIARDGPRGVSAPWPRLGAAVMMAITVTMLIYLFVLAPAAFKQSGSDYVPFTLTDDLIHIVTPCLAIADWFLFAPKGCLRLYDPPLWAIIPYIYLAFAFTWSALGGTFGVGGHYPYSFMDVGEYGLGGVALQILVLTVTLVAFGYIYVLADKLLARRARGRAAQATAA, via the coding sequence ATGGTCGTTACCCGGCGTTATGCGGCGTTGGCGTTCCGGCTCGCCGCGATGGTTTCGATCACGACCGGATTGGTGCGCCTGGTCTGGCTCTTCGGCTCGGGGCTGTCCGGCGCGGCGTTCTTGTACTACACCACCCTCAGCAACGTCCTGGTGCTGGTCTGGATGGCCGTCATGGCGGCCATCACGGTAAAGGACATCGCCCGCGACGGCCCGCGCGGCGTGTCCGCGCCCTGGCCCAGGCTTGGCGCGGCCGTGATGATGGCCATCACCGTCACAATGCTGATCTACCTGTTTGTGCTGGCCCCGGCCGCGTTCAAGCAGAGCGGCAGCGACTACGTGCCCTTCACCTTGACCGACGACCTGATCCACATTGTCACCCCGTGCCTCGCGATCGCCGACTGGTTCTTGTTCGCGCCCAAGGGGTGCCTGCGGCTCTACGACCCGCCGCTCTGGGCCATAATCCCCTACATCTACCTGGCGTTCGCCTTCACCTGGTCCGCCTTGGGCGGCACCTTCGGCGTGGGCGGCCACTACCCGTATTCGTTCATGGACGTGGGGGAGTACGGCCTGGGCGGAGTGGCCCTACAGATTCTGGTGCTGACCGTCACGCTTGTCGCATTTGGCTACATCTACGTGCTGGCGGACAAGCTCTTGGCCCGGCGGGCACGCGGCCGCGCCGCCCAGGCGACGGCGGCCTGA
- the recQ gene encoding DNA helicase RecQ: protein MNIEPAPTVPVSDSAPGPEAVPNDDSGPTPLRVLRRVFGYSDFRGHQAAAIEHVTAGGDAVVLMPTGGGKSLCYQIPSLLRPGTGVVVSPLIALMEDQVTAVNELGIQAAYLNSSLSPEAQRRVERRYAAGELDLLYVAPERLLTPATMTLLQEAPIALFAIDEAHCVSQWGHDFRPDYLGLGALAEHWPGVPRLALTATATRATHREITERLALADARHFVSSFDRPNITYRIEPKAAVRDQLVRFVREEHAGQAGIVYAMARATTEEVAAHLRAHGIDALAYHAGMDAAARRAVQRRFLAEDALTVVATIAFGMGIDKPDVRFVAHIDLPKSVEGYYQETGRAGRDGAPATAWMAYGLADVVLQRRFIMESTAEDEFKLNAQAHLDSLLALCETVDCRRSNLLAYFGEEAAACGNCDTCLSPPVTWDGTIAAQKFLSTVVRLDRERRQRYGAGHLIDILRGKRTPRVAQHGHDTLSTWGIGADLSDGEWRAVVRQLLARGDLAVSTGGHGVLVATPQSREILRGDRTVPLRKDLPQTRSQAAQSGRRSGGSPGGAGPSADGAGASAEPAALSSEDQALFEELRAWRAATAKERGVPAYVVFHDSTLRALAAARPASREELMPISGIGQAKLEAYAEGLLGVLAPAEAPPPPPDHSPVDRAQGGQGLGSQPPPGHSPPTGETREDPRPA from the coding sequence GTGAACATCGAGCCAGCGCCCACAGTTCCGGTCTCAGATTCCGCGCCGGGTCCGGAGGCCGTCCCGAACGACGATTCGGGGCCCACGCCCCTGCGAGTCCTTCGGCGCGTTTTCGGCTATTCGGACTTCCGGGGCCACCAGGCGGCCGCGATCGAGCACGTCACGGCCGGAGGCGACGCGGTTGTCCTGATGCCGACCGGCGGCGGCAAGTCGCTCTGCTACCAGATCCCGTCCCTGCTCAGGCCGGGCACCGGGGTGGTGGTGTCCCCGCTCATCGCCTTGATGGAAGACCAGGTCACCGCCGTCAACGAACTGGGGATCCAAGCCGCTTACCTCAACTCTTCGCTCTCACCCGAGGCGCAGCGGCGCGTGGAGCGGCGCTACGCCGCCGGCGAGCTCGACCTGCTCTATGTGGCGCCCGAACGCTTGCTGACGCCCGCCACCATGACGCTGCTCCAGGAGGCTCCGATTGCGCTCTTCGCCATTGACGAGGCCCACTGCGTGTCCCAGTGGGGCCACGATTTCCGGCCCGACTACCTGGGACTGGGCGCGTTGGCGGAGCACTGGCCGGGGGTTCCCCGCCTCGCGCTGACGGCCACGGCCACTCGCGCCACCCACCGCGAAATCACCGAGCGCCTGGCGCTGGCGGACGCCAGGCACTTCGTCTCCAGCTTCGACCGGCCCAACATCACCTACCGGATAGAGCCCAAGGCCGCCGTCCGCGACCAATTGGTCCGCTTCGTCCGGGAGGAGCATGCCGGCCAGGCCGGGATTGTCTACGCCATGGCCCGCGCGACCACCGAGGAGGTGGCCGCCCACCTGCGCGCCCACGGCATAGACGCCCTGGCCTACCACGCCGGGATGGACGCCGCCGCCCGGCGGGCCGTGCAGCGCCGCTTCTTGGCCGAGGACGCCCTCACGGTGGTCGCCACCATCGCCTTCGGCATGGGGATCGATAAGCCGGACGTGCGTTTTGTGGCGCACATCGACCTGCCCAAGTCCGTCGAGGGCTATTACCAGGAGACCGGCCGCGCGGGCCGCGACGGCGCTCCCGCCACCGCCTGGATGGCCTACGGCCTGGCGGACGTGGTCCTCCAGCGCCGTTTCATAATGGAGTCGACTGCGGAGGACGAGTTCAAACTCAACGCCCAAGCCCACCTGGATTCCCTGCTCGCACTGTGCGAGACGGTTGACTGCCGCCGCTCCAACCTGCTGGCGTACTTCGGCGAGGAGGCGGCGGCGTGCGGCAATTGCGACACCTGCCTGAGTCCGCCGGTGACGTGGGACGGCACCATCGCCGCCCAGAAGTTCCTGTCCACGGTGGTCCGCCTGGACCGCGAACGCCGGCAACGCTACGGTGCCGGGCACCTGATCGACATCTTGCGCGGGAAGCGCACGCCCAGAGTGGCCCAGCACGGCCACGACACGCTCTCGACATGGGGCATAGGAGCCGACTTGTCGGACGGGGAATGGCGGGCCGTGGTGCGCCAACTCCTGGCCCGCGGCGACTTGGCCGTAAGCACAGGGGGCCACGGCGTGCTGGTGGCGACCCCGCAGTCGCGGGAGATCCTCCGGGGCGATCGGACCGTGCCCCTCCGAAAGGACTTGCCGCAGACCCGCAGCCAGGCAGCCCAGAGCGGACGCCGCTCCGGCGGGTCGCCGGGAGGGGCCGGCCCGAGTGCGGACGGGGCCGGGGCCTCAGCCGAACCGGCGGCCCTCAGCTCCGAGGATCAGGCCCTGTTTGAGGAACTGCGCGCTTGGCGCGCGGCGACGGCAAAGGAGCGCGGGGTGCCCGCCTACGTCGTCTTCCACGACTCGACGCTCCGCGCGCTGGCCGCCGCCCGTCCGGCTTCCCGCGAGGAGTTGATGCCCATCAGCGGGATCGGCCAGGCGAAACTCGAGGCGTACGCCGAAGGCCTCCTGGGCGTGCTCGCCCCGGCCGAGGCTCCCCCGCCTCCGCCGGACCACTCCCCAGTTGACCGCGCCCAGGGCGGCCAGGGACTGGGCTCCCAGCCCCCGCCGGGCCACTCCCCTCCAACCGGTGAGACCCGTGAAGACCCGCGCCCCGCCTGA
- a CDS encoding DUF4143 domain-containing protein, producing the protein MRSDRIGLLSDSALPELRLDAAIAGAVLDQLLRGPGNQFNASRLSQTLGVDRRTVDRYLGVFGRLFLVHWLPNLATTPSRQAFSRAKIHPVDTALSFEALARSGVDFFGQREQLGQLLESHVVNQVTASAAWSNLGIEAGYWRAAGHAPREVDLVLADSTGRRVAVEVKAAKLVGREDAAGIAAFAQACGLHRGYVAYLGTDLKPLMDGVWALPLSVLTQPGLFLQSE; encoded by the coding sequence GTGCGTTCGGACAGGATCGGCCTGCTCTCCGATTCGGCCCTACCGGAACTCCGTCTCGACGCGGCTATCGCCGGAGCGGTGCTCGACCAGCTGCTCCGAGGCCCGGGGAACCAGTTCAACGCCAGCCGCCTGAGCCAAACCTTGGGTGTGGACCGGCGAACCGTCGACCGCTACCTGGGGGTTTTCGGACGATTGTTCCTGGTCCACTGGCTGCCGAATCTGGCCACGACTCCCAGCCGTCAGGCCTTCTCCAGGGCCAAAATCCACCCGGTCGACACGGCGCTCTCGTTCGAGGCTCTTGCGCGTTCAGGGGTGGACTTCTTCGGCCAGAGGGAGCAGTTGGGCCAGCTCCTGGAGTCACATGTCGTCAACCAGGTGACCGCCTCGGCCGCCTGGTCCAACCTCGGCATCGAAGCGGGCTATTGGCGGGCTGCCGGCCACGCGCCACGGGAGGTCGACTTGGTGTTGGCGGATTCAACAGGCCGCCGCGTGGCCGTCGAGGTGAAGGCCGCCAAGCTGGTTGGCCGCGAAGACGCCGCCGGGATCGCGGCCTTCGCCCAAGCCTGCGGGTTGCACCGAGGATACGTGGCGTACTTGGGCACCGATTTGAAGCCCCTGATGGATGGCGTTTGGGCGCTTCCGCTCAGCGTTTTGACCCAGCCCGGACTGTTCCTCCAGTCGGAGTGA